The Tenebrio molitor chromosome 5, icTenMoli1.1, whole genome shotgun sequence genome has a segment encoding these proteins:
- the LOC138130928 gene encoding uncharacterized protein isoform X2, with protein sequence MADQTFASRQEAIDFGKDYEYLVAAYFALILSLNDKIAEFRISTNNKNFGDFDDAVIEIELVNGEEHVVVVQLKHVARPIAQVTLVTKNKRFGLKKYGQEFNTIKASHPKFDCCGTPFKNFHFVLYTNSTLEKFEEIDENWKKLEPVANDRRIESDILIKKCYHSLGRRLGLYDDNNDFIYKFKSEEQDSPDQQFFQQFVFYTQQKNAKEVESSIAKLILNNFPKCDPSAVTSYMNFFSYWCRGDFGHIKLTKQDVRLKLAELLLTTYIPEPCTDNLKYPCEDKIEILSKIFANFDIVLVKDESETVLNKIWAALLQPFQDISSRWTNPISGVYQKRYFQQNKYFQQNTRQMPIAAQSEVFNETTLKKLYLTLWHSNLKPLLLKIDEFDANVWKMLELTRNKEEIKKCIIFSRKSLPSDCDWKTFTSLDDLLSCEDIYQKVTEQLSVSLQGRPRISLKQFLASDATLPQIISFKEIMLMLDDSFVLDSDDKKIFPKHYVTRFVPKILINIDALKEVDDLFVVVCADNTEIIKMKLEGVNTVDLNKYLLLDRSRNMNRRVPKPLFSSSRRSQDKNVDKFVIVIDTCTTDQFEQICSMNEDKNCHYVRLVDDRKVEWIRSGGSIDNIRPYQLNYNYSPDNFVRDQEMLSYFDNKLNILCAGPGMGKSVLVDTLKLSCPSSYWVVTVNLNEHVKFLKENHTVDETIEYFLTSQSNDGFIKQIVKSFYLKKKILFLWDSFDEMSHTYAETIITIIKTLATNGHWQWIFSRESLKDCLESAFNTLALTLTKFSQDDQYNYVYSTLKEENENEEEVKQIVHKVNDGITKSLRCGYLDYSGVPLQIHMMVEIFKRNLAEPSELQLVSLTDTYEEFIEGKFDYLFKKADADLENYDMQEFRDQFRNRMLPQYESAALKALFDEEVLSNLHLDCDSLLEELSESEDILGLIVGVRSDKKPVFIHKSYQEFLAALWLSRNYHNHRNLILLLFKRDYSNTRLMFDMLLAKNSSVHLAVLYRNLDILEEHEDEIVDCRDAAGRSVLHLACSWGRRHPLVKTITSSTEIGVYQRVYKHTSFNSFKKILPDYDFFQEVEIDENPFYPAIPGEIFIVGETVNCIEEEDESFLKMLLFLLEHKCHPLDQDKLLNWSAFQYADESLCLAALNQLVKYDHISLNSLQIFNHIPTILSYSTVFFYNNLVELIDDIPYVEYQFESGRSTLLQVAVEGDNLPYVSRLLTLQHYQDVVNKQSRFAGNPLSSATATGNLDMINLLLEKGARPNGHKTSPLVVASYNGNKICCEKLIEVGANVNEMTIEGLRPLVAAILTNQLDIALLLLQSGADVNCSYKDLTALDHAVGQNQLNLVQLLLRYKPDINHRCKDLGYTALHYACEVDDIDIIKCLLQHGADPTIKSKRHLTPLHVALSNGKKQAAIELIKADPSVVNDYSLDDNDQPALTPMCLAAMEDFPEVIKLLAECGADVCTSTNGIPPLHFSGSQGLDSCLLALVNAGAAIDQVSEDGVTALVCSVDNISAVRILLDNGADVNFRNRSGLTALHHAVVHDKLETVEELVEREADVNIKDDRGKTALYYSILRKNSSIAKFLLKRSSTIEDGAELLCQAAKLDLPECVSLILDCGVEINSLDSRNKTALHYASTKSERGVKVLLERGGDPNSPGKFGRVSSVTPLMSSLLFGRTDILKILLDSGANPEHIFGSLSALHVATVFGDIFSTILVADSGADVNILAENGRAPLHYAAENDITLLYLLHECSTDPFFLEHFFSMHKSKSSKFQINYNNLDCAKELISRGANPNQKDNNSVTPLHLASSQKFSELIKLLVNNGANVNSLNSNNQTPLHLSCEVEAMDDAEFLIKSGARLDLVDEFGKTPTEYALGKVHKGGFENGGVLKKLQKLGADLDLPDDDGFRLLHKASKAGDSDVVSYLLNSEVDVDSETREGLPPIFYAVYGNHKEIVLQLLEHSCKVNVQDSSGNTLLHIAVANGCQEIVKYLLKAGCNVNDQNNSGNTVLHLAAKSGSYGSCKILLEAGANQDILNCEDASPLELVNPEENKDLVHLFRSIKSLDSN encoded by the exons ATGGCTGATCAG ACGTTTGCCTCCAGACAAGAGGCCATAGACTTTGGGAAAGACTACGAATACCTCGTAGCCGCTTATTTTGCTTTAATTCTGAGCCTCAACGACAAAATAGCTGAATTCAGAATTTCAACCAACAACAAAAACTTCGGGGATTTCGACGATGCAGTTATTGAAATTGAACTCGTCAACGGTGAAGAACACGTTGTTGTGGTCCAGTTGAAACACGTTGCAAGACCTATTGCACAGGTTACTTTAGTTACAAAGAATAAAAGATTTGGTTTGAAGAAATACGGCCAAGAATTCAATACCATCAAAGCTTCACACCCAAAATTCGACTGTTGTGGCAccccatttaaaaattttcacttcgtCCTGTACACCAATTCAACTTTGGAGAAATTTGAAGAGATCGACGAAAACTGGAAGAAACTGGAACCGGTCGCGAACGATAGAAGAATTGAATCTGACAttctaatcaaaaaatgttatcacTCTCTTGGACGAAGACTGGGTTTGTATGATGACAACAacgattttatttacaaattcaaGTCTGAAGAACAAGACTCACCTGATCAGCAgttttttcaacaatttgtATTCTACACGCAACAGAAGAATGCCAAGGAAGTCGAATCTTCGATAGCCAAGCtgattttaaacaattttccgAAATGTGATCCCAGTGCTGTAACTAGTTACATGAACTTCTTCAGCTATTGGTGCAGAGGGGATTTTGGGCACATCAAACTCACCAAACAAGATGTGAGATTAAAGCTTGCAGAACTCTTGCTCACAACGTACATTCCAGAACCTTGTACagacaatttgaaatatcCTTGCGAAGATAAAATTGAGATTCTTTCTaagatttttgcaaattttgatATTGTCCTTGTGAAGGATGAGTCAGAAACTGTACTGAATAAAATTTGGGCAGCATTATTACAACCATTCCAGGATATTTCATCCAGGTGGACCAATCCAATTTCTGGTGTTTACCAAAAACGATACTTCCAGCAGAACAAATACTTCCAGCAGAACACACGTCAAATGCCAATCGCAGCTCAAAGTGAAGTTTTCAACGAAACAACACTGAAGAAGCTGTATTTGACGTTATGGCACTCCAATCTAAAACCTCTGCTTCTGAAGATTGATGAATTTGATGCAAACGTGTGGAAAATGCTGGAATTAACTAGAAACAAggaagaaatcaaaaagtgtattattttttccagAAAGAGTTTACCTTCTGACTGCGACTGGAAAACGTTTACAAGCCTTGACGATTTGTTAAGTTGCGAAGATATCTATCAAAAAGTCACCGAACAGCTTTCAGTTTCTCTTCAAGGAAGACCTCGCATCTCTCTCAAGCAATTTCTAGCAAGCGATGCCACTCTTCCGCAAATCATTTCATTTAAAGAGATCATGTTAATGTTAGATGACAGCTTTGTCCTTGACAGTGACGACAAAAAGATTTTTCCCAAACATTACGTGACCAGATTTGTGCCAAAAATTTTGATCAACATAGACGCACTTAAAGAAGTAGACGATTTGTTTGTGGTCGTTTGTGCGGACAACACTGAAATCATAAAAATGAAGTTAGAAGGAGTTAACACTGTTGATCTGAACAAATATCTGTTACTGGACCGAAGCAGAAACATGAACAGGAGAGTCCCAAAACCATTATTCTCAAGTTCTCGCCGGAGCCAagataaaaatgttgacaaGTTTGTGATTGTTATCGATACTTGTACAACAGACCAGTTCGAACAAATCTGTTCGATGAATGAAGACAAAAATTGTCACTATGTGCGTTTGGTTGACGATAGAAAAGTAGAGTGGATTCGGTCTGGTGGAAGCATTGACAATATTCGTCCTTATCAATTAAACTACAACTACAGTCCTGACAACTTCGTGAGAGATCAAGAAATGTTGTCTTATTTTGACAACAAGCTCAACATTCTTTGTGCTGGACCTGGAATGGGTAAATCTGTTTTGGTGGAcactttaaaattaagttgTCCTTCAAGTTATTGGGTTGTTACAGTTAATTTAAACGAGCACGTCAAGTTTCTCAAGGAGAATCACACAGTCGACGAAACTATAGAGTATTTTTTGACTAGTCAAAGCAATGACGGTTTCATTAAGCAAATCGTAAAAAGTTTTTacctaaaaaagaaaattttatttttgtgggATAGCTTCGACGAAATGTCGCACACTTATGCAGAAACAATTATCACAATAATTAAGACTCTTGCTACAAATGGGCACTGGCAATGGATATTTTCCAGAGAAAGTTTGAAGGATTGTCTGGAAAGTGCGTTCAACACTTTAGCCTTGACTTTGACTAAGTTCAGTCAAGATGATCAATATAACTACGTATACAGTACActaaaagaagaaaatgagAATGAAGAAGAAGTCAAACAAATTGTTCATAAAGTAAATGATGGCATTACAAAGTCGTTGCGCTGTGGATATTTGGATTATTCAGGAGTTCCTCTTCAAATACACATGATGgtggaaatttttaaaaggaATTTAGCAGAACCGAGTGAACTACAACTGGTctccttaacagacacgtATGAAGAATTTATTGAAGGAAAATTCGACTATCTCTTCAAGAAAGCAGATGCAGATTTGGAAAATTATGACATGCAAGAATTTAGAGATCAATTTAGAAATCGAATGTTGCCTCAATATGAAAGCGCAGCACTGAAAGCGTTATTCGATGAAGAGGTCTTGTCTAATCTACACCTCGACTGTGACTCCCTTTTAGAAGAGTTGTCAGAAAGCGAAGACATTCTAGGATTGATAGTCGGAGTCAGGAGCGACAAGAAACCGGTTTTTATTCACAAGAGCTACCAAGAATTTTTAGCAGCGTTGTGGTTGTCCCGAAACTACCACAACCACAGAAACTTGATTTTACTTCTGTTCAAAAGGGATTACAGCAATACGAGACTAATGTTTGACATGCTTCTTGCCAAAAATTCATCGGTACATCTTGCTGTTTTGTATCGAAATTTAGACATACTGGAAGAGCACGAGGACGAAATCGTGGATTGTAGAGATGCTGCTGGCAGAAGTGTTCTTCACCTGGCTTGTTCTTGGGGACGAAGACATCCGCTAGTTAAAACCATAACTAGTTCTACAGAAATTGGCGTCTACCAAAGGGTCTATAAACATACATCGTtcaattcttttaaaaaaattttgcctgATTATGACTTTTTCCAAGAAGTAGAAATTGACGAGAACCCTTTTTATCCAGCCATTCCAGgtgaaatttttatagttgGAGAGACTGTCAACTGCATTGAAGAGGAAGACGAGAGTTTCTTGAAAATGTTGCTTTTCTTGTTAGAACACAAGTGTCATCCTTTGGACCAAGACAAATTGCTTAATTGGAGTGCGTTTCAGTATGCAGATGAGTCACTGTGTCTTGCAGCTCTCAATCAACTCGTCAAATATGATCACATTTCTCTTAATTCActacaaattttcaatcacaTTCCTACGATTCTCAGTTATTCGACagtttttttctacaacaatTTAGTAGAACTCATCGACGATATTCCTTACGTTGAGTATCAGTTTGAATCTGGACGAAGCACTTTGCTTCAAGTTGCTGTCGAAGGTGATAATCTACCTTACGTGTCGCGACTGTTAACTCTTCAACACTACCAAGACGTGGTAAACAAACAGAGTCGCTTTGCTGGTAATCCTCTAAGTTCCGCGACTGCTACCGGAAATTTGGACATGATAAATCTTCTCTTGGAGAAAGGAGCTAGACCAAATGGTCACAAGACATCACCGCTTGTTGTAGCTTCTTACAACGGCAACAAAATCTGCTGCGAAAAACTGATAGAAGTAGGAGCGAACGTTAACGAAATGACGATTGAAGGACTGAGACCTCTTGTAGCAGCAATCTTGACGAATCAGCTAGACATAGCGTTGTTGCTTCTTCAAAGTGGAGCTGACGTCAACTGTTCGTACAAAGACTTGACAGCGCTAGATCATGCAGTGGGACAAAACCAACTCAACTTGGTCCAACTTCTCTTACGTTACAAACCTGACATCAACCATCGCTGCAAAGATTTGGGCTACACGGCTTTACACTATGCTTGCGAAGTTGACGATATAGACataataaaatgcttgttGCAACACGGAGCTGATCCTACAATCAAATCAAAACGACACTTGACACCTCTCCATGTGGCACTGAGCAATGGGAAAAAACAAGCCGCGATAGAACTGATCAAAGCTGATCCAAGTGTCGTCAATGATTATAGTTTAGACGACAACGACCAACCCGCACTAACACCCATGTGTCTTGCAGCAATGGAAGATTTCCCTGAAGTCATTAAACTTCTAGCAGAATGTGGCGCCGATGTTTGCACCTCTACTAATGGCATCCCGCCACTCCACTTCTCCGGGAGTCAAGGTCTCGACTCTTGCCTCCTCGCTTTGGTCAACGCTGGGGCTGCAATAGATCAGGTCAGTGAAGATGGAGTGACTGCTTTGGTCTGTTCCGTCGACAACATCTCGGCTGTTAGAATTCTTCTAGACAATGGCGCAGATGTAAACTTTCGAAATAGATCTGGCTTGACAGCTCTACATCATGCTGTGGTTCACGACAAGTTGGAAACTGTCGAAGAACTGGTAGAAAGAGAAGCAGACGTAAATATCAAGGATGATCGCGGTAAAACAGCTTTGTACTattcaattttaagaaaaaatagtagtaTTGCAAAATTTCTTCTAAAGCGTAGTTCTACTATTGAAGATGGTGCAGAACTACTTTGCCAAGCTGCTAAGCTTGATCTTCCGGAGTGTGTCTCTCTGATACTAGATTGTGGAGTTGAAATCAATTCTCTTGACAGTCGGAATAAAACCGCCTTGCACTATGCTTCCACAAAATCGGAAAGAGGTGTCAAGGTTTTGCTCGAAAGAGGAGGAGACCCCAACTCTCCGGGAAAATTTGGTCGAGTGTCAAGTGTTACGCCACTGATGTCTTCACTTTTATTCGGTAGAACTGACATTTTGAAGATTCTTCTTGACAGTGGCGCCAACCCCGAGCATATATTTGGATCACTAAGCGCTCTTCATGTAGCTACAGTTTTCGGAGACATATTTAGCACAATTCTTGTGGCTGACAGCGGAGCTGATGTCAACATCCTTGCAGAAAATGGACGCGCACCTCTTCACTATGCAGCCGAAAACGACATTACCCTGCTGTATCTTCTTCATGAATGCAGCACAGACCCTTTCTTTTTGGAACATTTCTTCAGTATGCACAAGTCTAAATCTTCAAAATTCCAAATCAACTACAACAATTTGGACTGTGCCAAAGAACTAATCTCAAGAGGAGCGAATCCCAATCAAAAGGATAATAATTCTGTGACTCCACTTCATCTCGCTTCATCTCAGAAATTTTCTGAACTGATTAAACTGCTCGTTAACAACGGCGCAAATGTCAACAGTTTGAACAGCAACAACCAAACACCTCTTCACTTATCTTGTGAAGTTGAAGCAATGGACGATGCTGAGTTTCTTATAAAAAGTGGTGCTCGACTGGACCTTGTCGATGAATTTGGAAAAACTCCAACGGAGTATGCCTTGGGAAAGGTGCACAAAGGTGGTTTTGAAAATGGAGGTGTGCtcaaaaaattacagaaaCTGGGAGCTGATCTTGATTTACCAGACGACGATGGATTCAGACTTTTACACAAAGCGTCGAAAGCTGGTGACAGTGATGTTGTCAGTTATCTTCTAAACAGTGAAGTGGATGTTGACAGTGAAACTCGCGAAGGACTTCCTCCAATTTTCTACGCCGTCTATGGCAATCACAAAGAGATTGTGCTTCAACTATTGGAGCATTCGTGCAAGGTAAACGTTCAAGATTCAAGTGGAAATACTCTACTACAtattgctgttgcaaatggtTGTCaagaaattgtcaaatatttgcTGAAGGCAGGTTGTAATGTCAATGACCAAAACAACAGTGGCAACACAGTCTTGCATTTAGCTGCAAAATCTGGTTCGTACGGTTCTTGTAAAATTCTGCTGGAGGCAGGAGCTAACCAagacattttaaattgtgaaG ATGCTTCTCCCTTGGAATTGGTCAATCCAGAAGAAAACAAGGACCTAGTTCACTTATTTCGTTCGATTAAATCTCTTGATTCAAATTAA